The following proteins are co-located in the Onychomys torridus chromosome 6, mOncTor1.1, whole genome shotgun sequence genome:
- the LOC118585360 gene encoding mRNA-capping enzyme-like isoform X2, which produces MAYNKIPPRWLNCPRRGQPVAGRFLPLKTMLGPRYDSQVAEENRFHPNMFSNYLKSLKVKMSLLVDLTNTSRFYDRNDIEKEGIKYIKLQCKGHGECPTTENTETFIRLCERYSERSPPELIGVHCTHGFNRTGFLICAFLVEKMNWSIEAAVATFAQARPPGIYKGDYLKELFRRYGNIEEAPPPPVLPDWCFEDEEEEEDEDGKKDSEPGSSASFGKKRKERLKLGAIFLEGITVKGVTQVTTQPKLGEVQQKCHQFCGWEGSGFPGAQPVSMDKQNIRLLEQKPYKVSWKAEGTRYMMLIDGTNEVFMIDRDNSVFHVSNMEFPFRKDLRMHLSNTLLDGELIIDKVNGQAFPRYLIYDIIKFNAQPVGDCDFNIRLQCIEHEIVSPRHEKMKIGLIDKTQEPFSVRPKQFFDINISRKLLEGNFAKKVSHKMDGLIFQPIGKYKPGRCDDILKWKPPSLNSVDFRLKIRRMEGEGLVPQNVGLLHVGGYERPFAQIKLTKELEQYNNKIIECKFENNSWAFMRQRLDKSFPNAYNTAMAVSLTDVQQLPKDRSVSFLWTLTQSSCHPHLPRDCTGQPSPCL; this is translated from the exons ATGGCTTACAACAAGATCCCGCCTCGTTGGCTGAACTGTCCACGTCGTGGTCAGCCGGTGGCAGGAAGATTCTTACCTCTGAAGACAATGCTGGGGCCAAGATATGATAGTCAAGTTGCTGAAGAAAACCGATTCCATCCCAATATGTTCTCAAATTACCTAAAGAGTCTGAAGGTTAAAATGAGCTTATTAGTGGATCTGACAAATACTTCAAGGTTCTATGACAGAAATgacatagaaaaagaaggaataaagtaTATCAAACTTCAGTGTAAAGGACATGGTGAATGCCCCACGACTGAGAATACTGAGACATTCATTCGTCTGTGTGAGAGGTATAGTGAAAGAAGCCCACCTGAACTTATAGGTGTTCACTGTACCCATGGCTTCAACCGGACAGGTTTTCTTATATGTGCCTTTTTGGTGGAGAAGATGAATTGGAGTATTGAAGCAGCAGTTGCTACATTTGCCCAAGCCAGACCACCAGGAATCTATAAGGGTGATTATTTGAAGGAACTTTTTCGGCGCTATGGTAATATAGAagaagcaccaccaccacctgtcttgCCAGATTGGTGTtttgaggatgaggaggaggaggaggatgaagatggAAAAAAGGACTCAGAACCAGGGTCAAGTGCTTCCTttggtaaaaaaagaaaagaacggTTAAAACTGGGTGCTATTTTCTTGGAAGGTATAACTGTTAAAGGTGTAACTCAAGTAACAACTCAGCCAAAGTTAGGAGAAGTACAGCAGAAATGCCATCAGTTCTGTGGCTGGGAAGGGTCTGGGTTTCCCGGAGCACAGCCTGTTTCCATGGACAAGCAAAATATTAGACTTTTAGAACAGAAGCCATATAAAGTAAGCTGGAAAGCAGAAGGTACTCGTTACATGATGTTGATTGATGGCACAAATGAAGTTTTTATGATTGACAGAGATAATTCAGTGTTTCATGTTTCAAATATGGAATTCCCATTTCGTAAAGATCTTCGTATGCATTTATCAAATACCCTTTTGGATGGGGAACTGATCATTGACAAAGTAAATGGACAAGCTTTTCCAAGATATTTAATATACGACATAATTAAATTCAATGCACAACCAGTTGGAGATTGTGATTTTAATATTCGCCTGCAGTGTATTGAACATGAAATTGTAAGTCCACGACATGAAAAAATGAAGATTGGGCTCATTGACAAAACACAGGAACCATTTAGTGTGAGACCTAAACAATTTTTTGACATCAATATTTCAAGAAAGCTCCTGGAAGGAAATTTTGCCAAAAAAGTCAGCCATAAGATGGATGGACTTATTTTTCAGCCTATTGGAAAATACAAACCTGGTCGATGTGATGATATTTTGAAATGGAAACCTCCCAGTCTGAACTCTGTGGATTTCCGACTGAAGATAAGGAGAATGGAAGGAGAAGGGTTGGTTCCACAGAACGTTGGCCTTCTCCATGTTGGAGGCTATGAAAGACCCTTTGCACAAATCAAGCTGACAAAAGAACTAGAACagtacaacaacaaaatcatagaatgCAAATTTGAGAACAACAGCTGGGCCTTTATGAGACAGAGACTAGACAAAAGTTTCCCAAATGCCTACAACACAGCCATGGCTGT TTCATTGACAGATGTGCAGCAGCTACCCAAGGACAGAAGCGTAAGTTTCCTCTGGACCCTGACACAGAGCTCatgccacccccacctcccaagagATTGCACCGGCCAACCTAGTCCCTGCCTCTGA
- the LOC118585360 gene encoding mRNA-capping enzyme-like isoform X1, whose translation MAYNKIPPRWLNCPRRGQPVAGRFLPLKTMLGPRYDSQVAEENRFHPNMFSNYLKSLKVKMSLLVDLTNTSRFYDRNDIEKEGIKYIKLQCKGHGECPTTENTETFIRLCERYSERSPPELIGVHCTHGFNRTGFLICAFLVEKMNWSIEAAVATFAQARPPGIYKGDYLKELFRRYGNIEEAPPPPVLPDWCFEDEEEEEDEDGKKDSEPGSSASFGKKRKERLKLGAIFLEGITVKGVTQVTTQPKLGEVQQKCHQFCGWEGSGFPGAQPVSMDKQNIRLLEQKPYKVSWKAEGTRYMMLIDGTNEVFMIDRDNSVFHVSNMEFPFRKDLRMHLSNTLLDGELIIDKVNGQAFPRYLIYDIIKFNAQPVGDCDFNIRLQCIEHEIVSPRHEKMKIGLIDKTQEPFSVRPKQFFDINISRKLLEGNFAKKVSHKMDGLIFQPIGKYKPGRCDDILKWKPPSLNSVDFRLKIRRMEGEGLVPQNVGLLHVGGYERPFAQIKLTKELEQYNNKIIECKFENNSWAFMRQRLDKSFPNAYNTAMAVCNSIVNPVTKEMLFEFIDRCAAATQGQKRKFPLDPDTELMPPPPPKRLHRPT comes from the coding sequence ATGGCTTACAACAAGATCCCGCCTCGTTGGCTGAACTGTCCACGTCGTGGTCAGCCGGTGGCAGGAAGATTCTTACCTCTGAAGACAATGCTGGGGCCAAGATATGATAGTCAAGTTGCTGAAGAAAACCGATTCCATCCCAATATGTTCTCAAATTACCTAAAGAGTCTGAAGGTTAAAATGAGCTTATTAGTGGATCTGACAAATACTTCAAGGTTCTATGACAGAAATgacatagaaaaagaaggaataaagtaTATCAAACTTCAGTGTAAAGGACATGGTGAATGCCCCACGACTGAGAATACTGAGACATTCATTCGTCTGTGTGAGAGGTATAGTGAAAGAAGCCCACCTGAACTTATAGGTGTTCACTGTACCCATGGCTTCAACCGGACAGGTTTTCTTATATGTGCCTTTTTGGTGGAGAAGATGAATTGGAGTATTGAAGCAGCAGTTGCTACATTTGCCCAAGCCAGACCACCAGGAATCTATAAGGGTGATTATTTGAAGGAACTTTTTCGGCGCTATGGTAATATAGAagaagcaccaccaccacctgtcttgCCAGATTGGTGTtttgaggatgaggaggaggaggaggatgaagatggAAAAAAGGACTCAGAACCAGGGTCAAGTGCTTCCTttggtaaaaaaagaaaagaacggTTAAAACTGGGTGCTATTTTCTTGGAAGGTATAACTGTTAAAGGTGTAACTCAAGTAACAACTCAGCCAAAGTTAGGAGAAGTACAGCAGAAATGCCATCAGTTCTGTGGCTGGGAAGGGTCTGGGTTTCCCGGAGCACAGCCTGTTTCCATGGACAAGCAAAATATTAGACTTTTAGAACAGAAGCCATATAAAGTAAGCTGGAAAGCAGAAGGTACTCGTTACATGATGTTGATTGATGGCACAAATGAAGTTTTTATGATTGACAGAGATAATTCAGTGTTTCATGTTTCAAATATGGAATTCCCATTTCGTAAAGATCTTCGTATGCATTTATCAAATACCCTTTTGGATGGGGAACTGATCATTGACAAAGTAAATGGACAAGCTTTTCCAAGATATTTAATATACGACATAATTAAATTCAATGCACAACCAGTTGGAGATTGTGATTTTAATATTCGCCTGCAGTGTATTGAACATGAAATTGTAAGTCCACGACATGAAAAAATGAAGATTGGGCTCATTGACAAAACACAGGAACCATTTAGTGTGAGACCTAAACAATTTTTTGACATCAATATTTCAAGAAAGCTCCTGGAAGGAAATTTTGCCAAAAAAGTCAGCCATAAGATGGATGGACTTATTTTTCAGCCTATTGGAAAATACAAACCTGGTCGATGTGATGATATTTTGAAATGGAAACCTCCCAGTCTGAACTCTGTGGATTTCCGACTGAAGATAAGGAGAATGGAAGGAGAAGGGTTGGTTCCACAGAACGTTGGCCTTCTCCATGTTGGAGGCTATGAAAGACCCTTTGCACAAATCAAGCTGACAAAAGAACTAGAACagtacaacaacaaaatcatagaatgCAAATTTGAGAACAACAGCTGGGCCTTTATGAGACAGAGACTAGACAAAAGTTTCCCAAATGCCTACAACACAGCCATGGCTGTGTGCAACAGCATTGTGAACCCTGTCACCAAGGAGATGCTGTTTGAGTTCATTGACAGATGTGCAGCAGCTACCCAAGGACAGAAGCGTAAGTTTCCTCTGGACCCTGACACAGAGCTCatgccacccccacctcccaagagATTGCACCGGCCAACCTAG